The following is a genomic window from Amycolatopsis cihanbeyliensis.
CACCATGAGCGTCGGCAAGGCCGCCGCCCAGGTCGGTCATGCAACCATGATCCTGGCCGCGTTGCTGGACGCCGCCCGGCTCGCCCGCTGGGCCGGCCAGGGCTACCGCTGTGCCGTCCGCGCGCCGACGCCGGGGGAGTGGGCCGAACTGTGTTCCGTGGACGACCCGGCCACGGCGTGGCGGGAACGCTCCGTCGTGGCCGTTCGGGACGCCGGATTCACCGAGATCGCCCCCGGAACCATCACCGTGCTGGCTCAGTACTAGCCCGCGGACCCCAGTGGTTGCTTCAGGACGTGCGGTCCGAGGCCTTCCAGACGACGTAGGCCTCATCGGCGTCGGTGGTCATGGCTTCGACGAACTTGTCGTGGTCGAAACCGGGCAGCATCTGCAGCCGCTCCAGCAGGGCGTCGGCGGCCGGGTCCCCACTGGGCACGGCCGTGCCCGCCCCGTCCGAGCCGGCCAGCATGAAAAACACGTCCTCGTCCCACGGCCCCTCCGGGATCACTCTGATCACCACCGCGGACAGGTCTGACCAGGTAACGGACTCCTCGCTGCCGTCGGCCAGCTGCCGGCGTACCCCGGTGTCGTCGACGCGGACCGCCCGGGACCGGGCGCTGGATGAGTCCTGGGACAACGGTTCTCCCTCAGTGTTTTGGCTGGAAACGCGCAGCACGATCGTCAGTCGAACACAGAGGCGCGGGGCGCCTCCGTCTGGGGTGGCGGGAGACGGGCGGGCGACGCCCGGAACTCGGTCACGGCTGTCACCTCCGCAGGTCGTGCGCCCCGCCTCCCCGCTTGTGGGCTCCGCTGAGCGCGCGTTCCTCCGCTCGTCACCACAAGTCCGAGCGGTTTCTCGGGCGCTCCCTCAGGGTTGACGTTTTGTCCACGGTAGTCCGATCCGCCTCCCGGTCACTCAGGTGGGTGCGGCGGCGTCCAGTCTTCGCAGCGCATCCCGGACGACCTGCCGGTCGGTGGTGGGCCAGAACGGCGGCAACGAGGCGCGCAGGAAGCCCCCGTAGCGGGCCGTGGCCAGCCGGGAGTCCAGCACGGCCACCACGCCCCGGTCGCCCATGGTGCGGTGCAGCCTGCCGGTGCCCTGCGCCAGCAGCAGGGCCGCATGGGTGGCCGCGACGGTGAGGAAACCGTTGCCGCCCCGCGCCTCGACCGCGCGCTGCCGGGCGGAGGACACCGGGTCGTCCGGGCGCGGGAAGGGCAGCCGGTCCACCACGACCAGCTGTAGCGCGGGCCCCGGCACATCCACGCCCTGCCACAGGGAGAGCGTGCCGAACAGGCAGGTGTGCTGGTCCTCGGCGAACTTGCGCACCAGCAGTGAGGTGGAGTCCTCGCCCTGACACAGGATCGGATGGTCGATCCGCCCGCGCAGCTCCTCGGTCGCCTGCTTGGCCGCCCGCATGGAGGAGAACAGTCCCAGGGTGCGCCCGCCCGCGGCGTCGATCAGCTCGGTCAGTTCGGCCAGCATGGGTTCGCCGAGCCCGTCCCGGCCCGGCGGCGGCAGATGCTTCGCCACGTACAGGATGCCGTTGCGGCGGTAGTCGAACGGGGAGCCGACGTCGAGGCCGGTCCACTCGATCACGTCCCCGTCCGCGGGCGGGGACTTCTCGGTGGCCGTGCCGGCGGGCTGCTCCCGCTCGACCTGCTTCGAGGATGGTGGCAGGCCCCACTGCCTCGCCAGCGTGTCGAAGGTGCCGCCGAGGGTCAGGGTGGCCGAGGTGAGCACCGTGGTGTTCGCGCCGAAGACCCGCTCGCGCAGTAGCCCGGCCACGGCCAGCGGGGCGACCCGCAGCGTCGGCGGCCGCGGGTTGGCCGAGTACTGGTCGCTGCTCAGCCACACCACGTCCCGCTGGTTCGCCTGGTCCTCCTCGAAGGCATCCAGCAGCCGGACCGCGGTGTCGTGCACCTCCTCCAGCAGCGAGCGGGCCAGCTTGCGCGCGGTGGCCTCCTCGACCTCCTCCTTGCGGTCGGAGCCCAGTGCGGTGAGGCAGGCGTGCGCGGCGTCCCGGACGGCGGGCAGGGCGCCGGCAAGCGGTTGCGGCAGCGCGTCCATCCGGCCCGCGCCGAGGTCGTCCAGTACGAGCGCGAGCCCGTCACCCGACTCCAGCAGCCGGTCGGCGATGCCCGCGTCGATGAGCTTGCCGCAGCGGCGACTGGCCGCGGAGATCATCGCGCTGGTCAGCTCGCCGGTGGCCACCGAGGTCACCCGGTCGACCAGCTCGTGCGCCTCGTCGATGATCACCAGGTCGTGCTCGGGCAGCACCTGGTAACCCTGCAGCGCGTCGATCGCCAGCAACGCGTGGTTGGTCACCACCACGTCGGCCCGGCCGGCCTCGGCCCTCGCCTGCTCGGCGAAGCAGTCGGTGCCGATCGGGCAGCGGGCGGCACCGAGGCATTCCTTCGCGGTGACCGACACCTGTCGCCACGCCCGCTCCGACACGCCGGGCACCAGTTCGTCCCGATCCCCGGTCTCGGTCTCCGAGGACCATTCGTGCAGGCGCTTGACCTCCTTGCCCATCTTGGAGACGTCGAAGGCGTCGAAAAGGCCATCGTCCTCCGGTTCCTCGGCGGCACCGGTGTCCAGCTTGTGCAGGCACAGGTAGTTGCGCCTGCCCTTGAGGATGGCGAAGGTCGGCTCCCTGCCGAGCGGCTTCTTCAGCGACTTGGCCAGCCGCGGCAGGTCCCGGTCGACGAGCTGGCGCTGTAGCGCGATCGTCGCGGTGGAGACCACCACGGTGGCTTCCTTCTGCACCGCGTGGCGGATGGCGGGCACCAGGTAGGCCAGCGACTTCCCGGTGCCCGTTCCCGCTTGCACGGCAAGGTGTTCGCCGGTGCGGACGGCCCGGGCGACCGCCTCGGCCATCTCGATCTGGCCGTCCCGTTCGGTACCGCCGACGGCTTCCACCGCATGCGTGAGCAGCTCACGGACACTGGGCAACTCGGAGCGTTCGGCCACGGCGCCAAACGGTACCCGGGGGCGCCGTCAGAATCGGGCAGGCGGTGGGCTCAGCGGTGCGAACGGATCCGTTCGACCAGCTTCCAGGTGCCCGGCAGCAGGCCCGCGGCGAGCACGATCTTCACCGCGTCGCCGATCAGGAACGGCACCACGCCCATGGCGAGGCCGTCCGCGAGGCCCAGCGAGGCCGCGGCCATCAGCCAGGGCACCCCGACGGCGTAGATGGCCAGGTTGCCGAGCACCATCGTGCCCGCGGTGCGCAGCGGGGTGCGGTCGCCGCCGCGGGCTGCCAGCGCGCCCACCAGCGCTCCGGCGAACACGAAGCCGACGATGTATCCGGCGCTCGCGCCGAACAGCCCCGAGCTGCCGTTCTGGAACCACGGCACCCCCGCCGCGCCGATCAGCAGGTACAGCAGCAACGAGGCGGCACCGCGTTGCCAACCCAGCGCGGCTCCGGTGAGCAGGGCGGCGAAGGTCTGGCCGGTCATCGGCACCGGGCTGCCCGGGACCGGCAGCGCGACCTGTGCCGCGAGCCCGGTGACCACCGCGCCACCGGCGACAAGGGCGAGGTCACGGGCCAGCGCGCCGGGAACGAGGTCGGCGAGGACCGGGCGGCGGTCGGCCAGGGACAACGAAGACACGGATGACCTCCCAGCGAGAACGAAACTCCAGCGCAGGCTAGTGCGGACGGATCTTCCGCGGCCCCCGGAAGTCGCCTTTCTCACGACCGCCCGCGCCACTCGACCGGGTGGTGTGATGCGCTCCGGGTCAGGCTCGGCCCGCTCACCGCCGATGCCGTCAAAGGGTAAGTACGTCACGGGGAATGGAGCGGGCGATGTCGAGGATCAACCGGGCGATGCTGGCTGCGGCGCTGAGCGGAGGGTTGTTGGGTGGCGGGTTGCTTGCGGTTCCGGCGCAGGCGCAGGCCGCCGAGTGGACCGCACTTGCCGAGGGCTCGCTCGGTTCGGTGGACATGGTGGTGGGCGGCCAGTCCGTGGGGTCCGGCCCGATAGCCCGCTGTGACGCCGACGAGCAGCCACGCAACAACGCCGGGGTCGCGGTGGTCAGCCGAACCACCCGGTACGGCAGGGGAGAGACCGACTGCGGCCGCGACGACACGGGCATCGCCTCGGCCGAGGCCGGTGGCCAGCGGTTCAGCACCGAGGTGCTGCGCCAGTTCGGCGGCCCCGCGCTGGAGGTGCGCTCGTACGCCGCCCGCTGCCGGACCACGGAGAACGGCAGCAGCGGGTACATGGAACTGGGCGGCGTCTCCGGGTTCACCGTGCCGAGGGACATCCCGATCAACCACGCCGTCACCATCCCCGGGAAGCAACCCGAGGATCCGCCGATGGCGAAGATCGTGCTGAACGAGGTGGTCATCCCGGACCCGCCGGACGGCAGCATGACCACGAACGCCCTGCACATCACGCTGTTTCCGGAAGGCGGCCCGGCCAGCGGCAGCCTGATCGTCGGTAGCGCGAGCTGCGACCCCTACGGCCTGTCCCCGCAACCGGCCAACTCGCCCACATGAGCGGCAAACTCGGTGACGCGAGGAGCAAACACGGTTACCTGAGCGGCCAACACGCCGGGCCCCGGCGTGTTTGCCGCCCGCGTAGGTGAGTTTGCTGTTGACGTACGGTCAGGAAGCGATGGTGGGCTCCCCGTCGAGGGCGACACCGGCCTCGCGTAGCTCGGCCAGGGTGTTGTCCACGGAGTCCTTGGCCACGCCCGCGGTGAAGTCGAGGAGCACGCGGGCGGCGAAACCCGTGCGGGCCGCGTCCAGCGCGGTCGCCCGCACGCAGTGGTCGGTGGCGATGCCCACCACGTCCACTGTGTCCACCCCGCGGGCGCGCAGCCAGCCTGCGAGGTCCGCACCGGTCTCGGTGTGTCCCTCGAAGCCGGAGTAGCCGTCGCTGTACTGCCCCTTGGAGAACACCGCCTCGATCGGGGCGACGTCCAGGTCGGGGTGGAAGGAGGCGCCCGCCGTCCCGGCCACGCAGTGCCGCGGCCAGGAACGCACGAAGTCGGGCTCGTCGCTGAAATGCGCTCCCGGATCGATGTGATAGTCCCGGGTGGCGACAATATGCGCGTAACCGTTCGATCCGAGGCCCAGCCTGCGGGAGATCGCGCCGGCCACCTCGGCACCGCCCTGCACGGCCAGCGAACCGCCCTCGCAGAAGTCGTTCTGCACATCCACCACGATCAGTGCTTTTTCACCCATACTGCTCTCACCCATTTCGTTCTCTGTATGTCACTGGGTGAACACCGTCGGTATAGCGGGCTCGCCATGGGACAGTTTCAGACCCTCCCACGGCAGGCTCACCAGCGCCTTGCGCAAGCGTTGCCTGCTGTCCTCCAGGGTGGGTAGGTCGTCGACGGTTTGTCCACCGCGCACCATCGGGATCTGTACCGGCCGGTCGTGCGGCCCGGGATCCGGCGGCGAGCCGGCAGGGTGGATCACTTCCTCGATCGCCGTCCCGGTCTCCTTGTGCCTGCGCACTGCCGCCTTGCAGCCGCCGCGGGACTCCTTGTGCGTGCTGCGCTTCGCCACGGGGCGCCCGTCCACCTCGACCAGCTTGTAGACCATGGCCGCGGTCGGGGCACCCGATCCGGTGACCACGGAGGTGCCGACACCGTAGGCGTCCACCGGTTCCGCGCGCAGCGCCGCGATCGCGTGCTCGTCGAGGTCGCCGGAGACCACGATCCGGGTGTCCTTGGCACCGAGCGCGTCCAGTTGCTCGCGGGCCTTGCGGGCCAGCGGCCCGACGTCGCCCGAGTCGATCCGCACCGCGCCCAGGTCGGGGCCGGCCACCCGGACGGCGGTCTCGATGCCCGCGGTGATGTCGTAGGTGTCCACCAGCATCGTGGTGTCCGTGCCCATCTTGGCGATCTGCGCGCGGAAGGCCTCCTCCTCGTTGTCATGCAACAGGATGAACGCATGCGCCACGGTCCCCCTGGTGGAGATCCCGTACCGGCGCCCGGCTTCCAGGTTCGAGGTCGTGGCGAACCCGGCCAGGTAGGCGGCCCTGGCCGCGGCGACCGCCGCGTACTCGTGCGTGCGGCGACCGCCCATCTCGATGATCGGCCTACCGTGCGCGGCGCTGGACATCCGCGCGGCGGCCGAGGCCACCGCGCTGTCGTGGTTGAGCATGGACAGCACCATCGTCTCCAGCACCACGGCCTCGGCGAAGCTGCCGCGCACGGTCAGGATCGGCGAACCGGGGAAGTACAACTCGCCTTCGGGATAGCCGTCGATATCCCCGGAGAACTCGTAGTCGGCCAGCCACGCCAGGGTGGCGTCGTCCACCACATCGGTGGACTCCAGCTGGGCCAGTTCGGCGTCGGTGAACCGGAAGTCGGCGATCGCGTCGAGTACCCGTGCGGTGCCCGCGACGACGCCGTAACGCCTGCCGTCGGGCAGTTTGCGGGCGAACACCTCGAACACGCACGGGCGCTCGCCGGTACCGTCGGCGAGCGCGCTGCTCAGCATGGTCAGTTCGTAGTGATCGGTGAGTAGCGCCGTGCTCGCGTTCTGCTCTGCCATACCGGCAAGCCTATTCACCGGATGCCGGTGTGTGGCGGCCCTGCCGTCCCACTCGTTGGGCCGATCGTGACACCATAGGGACATGACCACGCCTGTCGAGGCCGAACAATCACTCGGTGCCGAACTGGGTGCCGAGGACAGACCGTGGCAGACCATCGTCTGGAACGACCCGGTGAACCTGATGTCGTACGTCACGTACGTCTTGCAGAAGATCTTCGGGTACAGCCGCGACCACGCCACGAAGCTCATGCTCGACGTGCACCACAAGGGTAAGGCCACGGTGTCGTCCGGCACCAAGGAGAAGGTCGAGGGTGACGTCGCGAAGCTGCACGCCGCCGGCCTGTGGGCAACGATGGAGCAGCCGTGAAGACCTGGCGTCGCAAGGGCGCCAAGTTGCTCGCCGGCTTCGAGCAGCAGGAGGCGGCCGTCCTGCGCGGGCTGGTGAGTCAGCTCGAGGACATGCTGCGTGCTCGCTCAGACGAGGCGCCGCAGGATGAGCTCACCGAGCTGACCGGGATCAAGACCGGCCCTTCCGAGTCGCCGAACGATCCGGTGCTGTCCCGGCTGCTCCCGGACTTTCACCGGCTCGACCCGGACAACCCCACCAAGGAGGATCTCGACTCGGCCGCCGCGCTGCGCTCCCTGCACGAGCCGGAGGTGTTGGAGGCGAAGGTCGGGGTCGCCACGGTCGTGCTGAACACCCTGTCACCCGATGGTGGGGACGTCCGGTTGACCTTCGAGCAGGCCGACGCGTGGCTGTCCGCGCTGAACGACGTCCGGCTCGCGCTGGGCACCGCGCTGGACGTCACCGAGGACATGCCGGACGACCTGCCGGACGACGACCCGCGCTCGGCCCATCTCGGGGTGTACCACTGGTTGACCTGGGTGCAGGAAAGCCTCGTCCAGGCGATGACGGATTGAGCGTCAGGGTGCTGAACGCCATCACCGACGTGCCAGGGGTGCTGGTCGGCCACCACCATCGGCTCGGGGACGGCTGGGCCACCGGCACCACCGTGGTGCTCGTACCGGAGGGGGCCACCGGCGCGGTGGACCAGCGCGGCGGCGCGCCCGGCACCAGGGAGACCAACCTGCTGGAACCGGAGAACCTGGTGCGGCGGGTCAACGCGGTCTGCCTCTCCGGCGGCAGCGCCTACGGGCTGGCCGCGGCGGAGGGGGTCATGCGGTGGCACGCCGAGCGGCATCGCGGCCTTCCGGTCGGGACCGAACCGCACGAGGTGGTGCCGATCGTGCCCGCGGCGGTGCTGTTCGACCTGCCCCGCGGCACCTGGGGCAACCGGCCGGACGCCGAGTTCGGCTATGCCGCCTGCACGGCCGCCGTGGAAGGACCGGTCGCGCAGGGCACGGTCGGCGCGGGGGCCGGCGCGCAGGTCGGCTCGCTCAAGGGCGGGGTGGGCACGGCGGCAGAGCGGGTGGGCGAGTGCACCGTCGGCGCGCTGGCGGTGGTGAACGCGGCGGGGGAGGCCGTCCGGTTCACCGACGGCCGGCCGTTCGCCGCGGACCACGAGGTCGACGGCGAGTTCGGGGTGCGCTGGCCGGACCGGCCCGCCGAGCGGCCGGACACCACGGGCACGGTGTTGAACACCACCATCGGCGTGGTCGCGGTGGACGCGGACCTTTCCAAGGCGGAGTGCCGCAGGCTCGCCCTCGCCGCCCAGGACGGGCTGGCCCGCGCGGTGCGGCCCGCACATTCGATGTTCGACGGCGACACCACGTTCGCGCTGGCCACCGGGGCCAGGGAGCTGCCGGAGGGCAGGGGGCCGTTCGGTGAGGCGGCCAGGGCTGCGGCGCTCGACGCCCTCGGCGCGGCAGCGGCCAGGACGTTCGCTCGTGCCATGGTGCACGGGCTGCTCACGGCCCGGGCGGTGCCCGCGCTGCCCGCCTACCGCGACCTGTGGGCGGAGGCGTTCCCGGATGGGGGCTGACACGTGTCCGTTCTCACGGTATGGACACCCCCTGTCCAGCACGTAAGATGGCCGGCGTGCTTCGGATCCGCCGTGACCTCGTCGACGAGATCGTCGCGCATGCCCGCCGGGATCACCCGGACGAGGCATGCGGGGTGATCGCCGGCCCGGATGGCAGCGACCGGCCGGAACGCTTCATCCCGATGCTGAACGCGGCGCGCTCGCCCACATTCTACGAGTTCGACTCCGGCGACCTGCTCAAGCTCTACCGCGAGATGGATGCGAACGACGAGGTGCCGGTGGTGATCTACCACTCGCACACCGCCACCGAGGCCTACCCGTCGCGGACCGACGTGTCCTACGCCTCCGAGCCGTTCGCGCACTATGTCCTGGTCTCGACCAGGGACCCCGAGGAGCACGAGTTCCGCTCGTACCGCATCGTCGAAGGGGTCGTCACCGAGGAGCCGGTCGAGGTCGTCGAGTCCTACATGTTCGCGCATACGGGCAGCGACGACACCCCCGACGCCTGAGCTCGCGCGCGGAGCAGTGGAATATCCGCGCGTCCCCGAACGTCTGCCGAAGAAGAACCCGCAAGCGGAGGTAACCCATGGCCGTGACCGTGTCCATCCCGACGATCCTGCGTACGCACACCGGGGGTGAGAAGTCTGTCGAGGCGTCCGGCGGCACCGTGCTCGAGGTGATCAACGACATCGAGGCCCGGCACAGTGGCCTGAA
Proteins encoded in this region:
- a CDS encoding ATP-dependent DNA helicase, which produces MAERSELPSVRELLTHAVEAVGGTERDGQIEMAEAVARAVRTGEHLAVQAGTGTGKSLAYLVPAIRHAVQKEATVVVSTATIALQRQLVDRDLPRLAKSLKKPLGREPTFAILKGRRNYLCLHKLDTGAAEEPEDDGLFDAFDVSKMGKEVKRLHEWSSETETGDRDELVPGVSERAWRQVSVTAKECLGAARCPIGTDCFAEQARAEAGRADVVVTNHALLAIDALQGYQVLPEHDLVIIDEAHELVDRVTSVATGELTSAMISAASRRCGKLIDAGIADRLLESGDGLALVLDDLGAGRMDALPQPLAGALPAVRDAAHACLTALGSDRKEEVEEATARKLARSLLEEVHDTAVRLLDAFEEDQANQRDVVWLSSDQYSANPRPPTLRVAPLAVAGLLRERVFGANTTVLTSATLTLGGTFDTLARQWGLPPSSKQVEREQPAGTATEKSPPADGDVIEWTGLDVGSPFDYRRNGILYVAKHLPPPGRDGLGEPMLAELTELIDAAGGRTLGLFSSMRAAKQATEELRGRIDHPILCQGEDSTSLLVRKFAEDQHTCLFGTLSLWQGVDVPGPALQLVVVDRLPFPRPDDPVSSARQRAVEARGGNGFLTVAATHAALLLAQGTGRLHRTMGDRGVVAVLDSRLATARYGGFLRASLPPFWPTTDRQVVRDALRRLDAAAPT
- a CDS encoding biotin transporter BioY, with the translated sequence MSSLSLADRRPVLADLVPGALARDLALVAGGAVVTGLAAQVALPVPGSPVPMTGQTFAALLTGAALGWQRGAASLLLYLLIGAAGVPWFQNGSSGLFGASAGYIVGFVFAGALVGALAARGGDRTPLRTAGTMVLGNLAIYAVGVPWLMAAASLGLADGLAMGVVPFLIGDAVKIVLAAGLLPGTWKLVERIRSHR
- a CDS encoding choice-of-anchor P family protein, whose product is MSRINRAMLAAALSGGLLGGGLLAVPAQAQAAEWTALAEGSLGSVDMVVGGQSVGSGPIARCDADEQPRNNAGVAVVSRTTRYGRGETDCGRDDTGIASAEAGGQRFSTEVLRQFGGPALEVRSYAARCRTTENGSSGYMELGGVSGFTVPRDIPINHAVTIPGKQPEDPPMAKIVLNEVVIPDPPDGSMTTNALHITLFPEGGPASGSLIVGSASCDPYGLSPQPANSPT
- a CDS encoding nicotinamidase; amino-acid sequence: MGEKALIVVDVQNDFCEGGSLAVQGGAEVAGAISRRLGLGSNGYAHIVATRDYHIDPGAHFSDEPDFVRSWPRHCVAGTAGASFHPDLDVAPIEAVFSKGQYSDGYSGFEGHTETGADLAGWLRARGVDTVDVVGIATDHCVRATALDAARTGFAARVLLDFTAGVAKDSVDNTLAELREAGVALDGEPTIAS
- a CDS encoding nicotinate phosphoribosyltransferase, translated to MAEQNASTALLTDHYELTMLSSALADGTGERPCVFEVFARKLPDGRRYGVVAGTARVLDAIADFRFTDAELAQLESTDVVDDATLAWLADYEFSGDIDGYPEGELYFPGSPILTVRGSFAEAVVLETMVLSMLNHDSAVASAAARMSSAAHGRPIIEMGGRRTHEYAAVAAARAAYLAGFATTSNLEAGRRYGISTRGTVAHAFILLHDNEEEAFRAQIAKMGTDTTMLVDTYDITAGIETAVRVAGPDLGAVRIDSGDVGPLARKAREQLDALGAKDTRIVVSGDLDEHAIAALRAEPVDAYGVGTSVVTGSGAPTAAMVYKLVEVDGRPVAKRSTHKESRGGCKAAVRRHKETGTAIEEVIHPAGSPPDPGPHDRPVQIPMVRGGQTVDDLPTLEDSRQRLRKALVSLPWEGLKLSHGEPAIPTVFTQ
- the clpS gene encoding ATP-dependent Clp protease adapter ClpS translates to MTTPVEAEQSLGAELGAEDRPWQTIVWNDPVNLMSYVTYVLQKIFGYSRDHATKLMLDVHHKGKATVSSGTKEKVEGDVAKLHAAGLWATMEQP
- a CDS encoding DUF2017 domain-containing protein produces the protein MKTWRRKGAKLLAGFEQQEAAVLRGLVSQLEDMLRARSDEAPQDELTELTGIKTGPSESPNDPVLSRLLPDFHRLDPDNPTKEDLDSAAALRSLHEPEVLEAKVGVATVVLNTLSPDGGDVRLTFEQADAWLSALNDVRLALGTALDVTEDMPDDLPDDDPRSAHLGVYHWLTWVQESLVQAMTD
- a CDS encoding P1 family peptidase, producing the protein MLNAITDVPGVLVGHHHRLGDGWATGTTVVLVPEGATGAVDQRGGAPGTRETNLLEPENLVRRVNAVCLSGGSAYGLAAAEGVMRWHAERHRGLPVGTEPHEVVPIVPAAVLFDLPRGTWGNRPDAEFGYAACTAAVEGPVAQGTVGAGAGAQVGSLKGGVGTAAERVGECTVGALAVVNAAGEAVRFTDGRPFAADHEVDGEFGVRWPDRPAERPDTTGTVLNTTIGVVAVDADLSKAECRRLALAAQDGLARAVRPAHSMFDGDTTFALATGARELPEGRGPFGEAARAAALDALGAAAARTFARAMVHGLLTARAVPALPAYRDLWAEAFPDGG
- a CDS encoding Mov34/MPN/PAD-1 family protein; this encodes MAGVLRIRRDLVDEIVAHARRDHPDEACGVIAGPDGSDRPERFIPMLNAARSPTFYEFDSGDLLKLYREMDANDEVPVVIYHSHTATEAYPSRTDVSYASEPFAHYVLVSTRDPEEHEFRSYRIVEGVVTEEPVEVVESYMFAHTGSDDTPDA